A window from Geminocystis sp. M7585_C2015_104 encodes these proteins:
- a CDS encoding DUF1995 family protein: MSTIPDSLEAAISQAKSALKVALANGCKRITVDLVIPDISLKAQYLAWEFAQEFLDYGSGLKVIFPDTGAAALARRDWGETGFVVTDIGSSRTPVETKISDTDQIFLLVCPSSVEVNLVERLCNLVGDRPVVMLIPQLEDIAVVGIGYAARQLRERFINTLESAYYFRPLEGAVVMRQYPHMWQVWKEGETGDYQLVAEVGQKPLGETLQRILSGKTGVEDTAVSSPGGILASFRSLFRALNN, from the coding sequence ATGAGTACAATTCCCGACAGTTTAGAAGCGGCTATCAGTCAGGCCAAATCGGCTTTAAAGGTGGCACTGGCCAACGGCTGTAAAAGAATTACTGTAGATTTAGTGATACCAGACATCTCCCTGAAGGCACAATATTTGGCATGGGAATTTGCCCAGGAATTTTTGGACTATGGTAGTGGTTTAAAGGTAATTTTCCCCGACACAGGCGCCGCGGCACTAGCCAGAAGAGACTGGGGGGAAACGGGGTTTGTAGTAACAGACATAGGTAGTAGTCGCACCCCCGTGGAGACTAAAATCAGTGACACAGATCAAATTTTCTTGTTGGTTTGCCCATCCTCGGTGGAGGTAAACTTAGTTGAAAGACTGTGTAATCTGGTAGGGGACCGTCCCGTGGTTATGTTGATACCACAATTAGAAGACATTGCCGTGGTGGGGATTGGTTATGCGGCTAGGCAGTTACGGGAGAGATTTATCAACACCCTGGAGTCTGCTTATTATTTTCGCCCTTTGGAGGGGGCAGTGGTAATGCGTCAATATCCCCATATGTGGCAGGTGTGGAAGGAGGGGGAAACGGGAGACTATCAGTTGGTGGCAGAAGTAGGCCAAAAGCCCTTAGGAGAAACCCTACAGAGGATTTTATCTGGCAAGACTGGGGTGGAAGACACCGCCGTCTCATCCCCAGGGGGTATACTGGCTTCTTTTAGGAGTTTATTTCGTGCCCTCAACAACTAG